ACAAAGGAGAGAGCAGATACGACAAGAGACGCGGCCCGAGTCACCTGATTGTTCCTGGCAGGCGTGGGGTCGTCTTCCAGCAAAAAGAACGGATTAAGATTCAAGACAACAGCTGTGACCAGGTCAGCTTAGCGATCGAGTGCTGTAAGAAGCATGGAGAAGTCCTTACGATTGTCATAGTTCAAGTAAGAGTCGTACCCTATGTGCTGTATGTTAGAGCAGTTGCATGCGACGTGTTTCAGAGAATACATACAGAACTGTTCAATGTAACTCGTTTTGGACGAGGCATAattcttcaacttctcctGAAGAATAGGGCCGTCTGTTTTGAGGAACTCCTGAACAGCAGCCtttgtttcttcctgctctCGTGGGGTTTGCAAAGCTGATAGTGCTTCTAAGTATTTCTTGCATGTGCTCTCAAGGTCAGGAATAGGCAACTTTGGCAGTGAGTCCTGGTTGGCAAATGTCAAGCCCTTTTTCTCACGGGACTGAGCCGGGGCTGATCCGCCGTTCACTGATGTTGGGTTGGAGGCATTAACCCTAGCATCGACGCTTGGTTGAGACCGGGGGGCTTCCATGACGCCTCCCAGTGGCTTTGGAGCTGTGAAGTAACGGACTGCCATGGATGAGTAAGACATATTGTCAGCTGAGAACAAAAAATTACTCCTTCAAGGGTAAAAGCACTAAGCGTAGCGGCAGGCGAGGAAAGTCGGGATGGACAAAAGACGTAAGGCGCTGCGGTAGAAGTAGTGACAATCTTGCAAGCAATAAGATGGCATGGATAATTGCGTACTTGGACTGAGCTTTTCGGATGTTCAAAAGTTCACAAGATGAAAAAATTATGGAATGTAAGGCGAAAGGGCTAAACTGTTATATGTGTAGAAGAGTATAGAACAGTATCAGTGTATACGGCCCCTGCGGGGGATGGAAGGCCGGAGGTGTGGAGCATGTGCTGGTGTCTCGGGGACGAAAGGAAAAATAGCGTCAGGCAGCGGGAAAAGGGACGCTTACAGTAAATCAGATAGAGGGATAGCCTGCAGCGGTTGCATCAACCACAGTGGATCGCTTGCACCGGCGTCCGCGCCCGAGGCCTTTGATGGTAGTATACGTCGGGGGAACGGAATGCTTAACGGGAGGTAAGTGTACGGTGGCCAGGTAGCTTAGGCTGCCAAGAGACGCAGGTTCAGAAATCACATGAAACAGACACCGCACAAAGCAAGAGGGAAATATAAGATGAGTAAAAGGTCTCGTAGAATCGGTGTGAAAGCAATTGAATAATTGCAAAAATGGATTTGCTATCTGACGCCCCTCGATTCCTTAAGCTGACACAGTGGCGGGGTGTTGGAGGAATGTCCGTGTGACGTCTGCAGGATTAAGACATTGATCAGAGGACTGTAGATAGTACTGACCCGACTATAGCCCTGAATGAGCAACACGAGGCAAATCAATGAGTCAAGGTGATTTTCAAGATGCCGTGTAAGAGGTTATCCGAGATAGGCTCTCAAGAGATGTTGGTGAAGTTGCACTGCAGTGATACAGCAAGAATTGATACCAGCCGCTGGTGCTGACGAGGAGCAAGGACCAGGTAGCAAGTCTAGTCGATAATGTTAGCTCTCAGTAGTCAAGCGTTAGGCATGAGATAGTTGGACCGCTGCACGAAGGGCTAGTCTCGCACAAGATCCGATGACGTCTCGGGCGAAGGGAGCGGTCCATATTCCATCATTCCATGACCTGTGATCGCACTGCAAGTTTGGATGCGGGGAGCTCTCACTTAACTCTAATTGATAGGTCACGTGTTGCTTACTTCAGCGCCCTAGGTATCGACTAACTCAAGTATGACAGGTACCTTGAACTACTACCTATCTACGTCCCAATGACCTGCGGTTTATCGACGCTTACGAGCTTAGGGGCACGGGGAAGACGCAGATTGTTGCAGGGTCGGTTGTTGCTTGGTGTTGAGAAAACTCAATTCGCTTCCAGTTATATCGTACTCTAAGCAAAGCCCATTTCATAAGATGATACTCCAGCAAAACACCCCAAAAAAAGACAAGCTCAATGATCAAGTCGCTGGCACTGATATACCAGGAAAAAGAATATTCGAACGCGTAATATTCACATcgaagaaaagcaaagtcACATTCATGTCTATCTCGCCACCTGGCTCGTGGCCGGGAATGTGGGGGCTTGCAGATCTCCCCGGCGAAGCAAGGAGGAGCCTTGGCACAAGACAAGTCGAAAGTGACCAGCAACACGaagaaaaataaaaagaacGCAAGAAGGTTTATTCAAGAAGAGAGATTTGGTACGAATGGCTGACAACTTTCAGAAAGTTGTCCCGTTCTCGATTGCAATTTGTGATTGTAACTTTCCACACACGGGTAAATTGAACAGTATCCCATATATCAAACAACCACTGATGATCTTTAGTTCCCTGGAGATGGTCCCATTTGAAGCCTAAACACCCACGGGTCCGGGGGTCCAATTGACTTCTTCGTAAATGTTAATGGAGAAATTGAATGTCATGCAGGGTCCGGCAACTTCCTCATCACAATCGAGACCAGGAGATCCACGGAATTGGCAGCTTACGCCGAGTAGAAGGCGTGTCCAAGCGGAGCGAGGACGTTGTCAGCGTATTCACCCGCAAAGTTACCTATAGACAGGTCAGAACCGGCATACTTCAAGGGATAAAGATTGATCACACTTACCAGGAGGGTAGTAGTTGCAGACGGTGAAGGGCGATGGCTGACTCGAGTCCACGTTGCCGAGGGAATTGCAAACGACAGTAGCGCAGCCGACAGAGACAGAGCTCTTCCACACGATCTGCGAGAAATGGCCCCACTTCTCGAAATAAGTCATGTCAGGGTTGGCCTGGCCATACAGACCATCATAGTAGCCGAACTCATCGTTGTACATCAGATTGGTGATCATGACTCCGATCTCGTCAGCCGAAACACCGTATCCGATGTTCTGACCATAGCCACCACCGCCGATGTCACTGAAGTGGGTTAGCAAACAAGCGCAATCGTTCATTGGGGGTCTTTGTACTCACGTGTCATGCTGGTAGACACATCGTGAGGCAAGCTCATAGGCGCTGGACTCGAGGGTGGTGTTCCAGGTCATGGAGCTGGCCGAGTGGTTGCTACGGTGGATATTGTGGTTGTATAGGACGGCAGACTGGTAAGCATTCGAGCCAGCAGCGGTAGGAACACTAGCGGGGGCAGTGGTAGAGGTCGAAGTAGCAAGGGTAGTGGGTTGCGCAGCCTCAGGAGCCGATGAGGTCCAAGCAGATGTCCAAGCAGATGTCCAAGCCGATGTCCAAGCCGAAGCCCAAGCAGCAGCCCCAGGCAATTCCTCTACTACACCAACCGGAGCTGTATTGACAGCCTCAGTGGTCGGGATAGGGGAGGCGGATGAAGTTTCAGGCTCCACAggagcaggggcaggggcagggtCGACGGTGGTGACTGTCTGAGTGAGCTGGACCGCCTGGATGGGGGAGTAGGCCGGAGTTGAGGTTGGGGGAGGCTGATAAGGGAGGGTGATGGTCTCTGTGACGGTCACGATAGTCCAATCGGTAACGTAAGACCGTTTGTCGACAGGTTTGGCGAGAGCACCTGCAGCGCAGACGGCGCCGATCAACCACGAGTAACGCATGATTCCAGAGCTGGCTATTTTCTGAGTCCCTGAAAGTATGGAGCGATATTTCCAACAGATCAACTGTGTA
The DNA window shown above is from Aspergillus fumigatus Af293 chromosome 1, whole genome shotgun sequence and carries:
- a CDS encoding CAP domain-containing protein; translated protein: MRYSWLIGAVCAAGALAKPVDKRSYVTDWTIVTVTETITLPYQPPPTSTPAYSPIQAVQLTQTVTTVDPAPAPAPVEPETSSASPIPTTEAVNTAPVGVVEELPGAAAWASAWTSAWTSAWTSAWTSSAPEAAQPTTLATSTSTTAPASVPTAAGSNAYQSAVLYNHNIHRSNHSASSMTWNTTLESSAYELASRCVYQHDTDIGGGGYGQNIGYGVSADEIGVMITNLMYNDEFGYYDGLYGQANPDMTYFEKWGHFSQIVWKSSVSVGCATVVCNSLGNVDSSQPSPFTVCNYYPPGNFAGEYADNVLAPLGHAFYSA